GCTGAAACTAGTTTAACTTGTACTTTCTCTAGAAATGTGTAGGCTCAAGACGAGTGTAGTTTTGAATTAGCAAAGCCGATCAGAATTTGGACGAAATACCAAGGCAGACAAAGACACACTGGTTACAAAAAATCAATTCAGCTCTTGAGAGCATATGTTTCTGCCTGAGAAAAGTGGTTATTGCAAATGTcaattttttaaaagaaaatataTGTGTTCATTGTCAGACCTAAATGATACCTACAAATTTTTAGTGGAAAAGCTTAAGCTATTTGAGTTGtgcagaaaaaaaattcaaatgccAAATGTTACACACCGATGAAACACTGCTATTCCATTTcacatgaaaattgtcaagcacgCTTGGTAGACTAACATGCCATCCACAAAAAAAATTTTAGAAGGTTTGAATctttttactatttattttgaatgTACTGTTCGTCCGGAAGCATATGCTCCCAGAGCCAAAACGACCCTTCCCGCTTGTAAGATTGATTTTTGTACTGGTACCGTTGCTGCACCTATAGTCATAACTGTTGCCATCGGCCTAGGGCGACCTTCCGACGACTACTACACACCCTGTAAGAAAGATGACGAGGGATCGTGTTTTCACCATTATCATTAGGATTCCTTGAGAATCATGGTATGGAGCCAACATAAACAGATGTTTTAGGAGTGAGGATAGGAACCATCGTGGGAGCATTGGACTGTCCTTATATACCTCGGTGGACGACCCGGTCCCTACCGGTTAAGAAAGATCCTGACAGAGGCCTCATACCGGCCCAAACACCCAGGCTGACCAGTgctcctcatatccagcccaaaatCTATGGTAGATATGACCGGGCACGTCCGCCACGTCGGACTTACCCACACGAAAACAATAGTTAACCCATCGATCCGATCGACTCTTCTCCTCCGGGATGGGTGTGGACGCATTCACGCCACCTTATGGCGCCGCTCGAGGGCCAAAGGCCGCCTATTTAAACCGGACGATGACCGCCAACCCTTGTCCCGGAGGAGAAGAGTCCATCGGACCgatgtggtgaaggaaatatgagGGGTGACCGATTACTGCCTGCTCTGGGCGCATCCGCGGATGTATGGGGGTCGGATTTgtcaagtccggctgtagatgctctaagataaAAGCACATGTGCGTGCCATTAGTTGTGCCACGAACAACAAGGGTCAGCTAAAATAAAACCCAAAAGAAACAACAAGGGTTTTGATGAGGGACGCAAGTGCCCGATCATGAGATTCTAGCACTTGGGTGACCCTAAGGACTCCATCTTTGAACTAGAAGCAACCAAGCGGTGGGACAAGGTTTTGGCTACAGTCCTTTTTTTttcagtttattttatttttcaaacgAATTTGAATTCATTTTTTCTCTACTTTTTGCTTCGTATGGatgtttaagggggggggggggggtcgagaaacTCGATGACCGAGCGCTAACCGAATTTACCGCCTGGTAACCAAAACCCCAAAGCCATAATTCTTGTAATTGAAAAATGTATTTTCTTAAACTCCCCATAGGAAACATATTCTGACTTTTTATCTGTTGAATGTCCAACAAGACGTTCCTTAATAACTTATGCAATTTGCATTGGGTCGTGTGTTTTGGTGAGAGAGCTCCAGTTGAGTTTAACACACCCTATATGAAAGGAAAAGATTCCAGACAAATGAAATCCCCCGGGATTCCAAGGAAGCCAAATAAGTAGTATGCTCGTGTTGGCTCCATGATGGAATGACTAGCTACTTTGTCTCACGATCATCAAACAACATATCATCAAATAAGAtgaaaacagaaagtaaaaaaaagaaaTCAAGAGTGAAGCAACCCCAACACAAGTTCCTATTCACTTAGCCAGATAGCATATTTATCGACGTCTCAGTAGCTTTCAcacaggaagaaaaacaaaaagatAGACTACAACCAGATGATACGAGCTTCAGCAACCTCAGGAAGATAAGCAAAACTCGGTGGCACAGAACAATCAATGATCATTCTCACTGAGTAGAAAGTAACATCACGCTAGGTCCCTCTTGGTTGCTCTGCCCTCTGGATCAGCTTCCATCGAGGAGCCAAACAGTGTTTCCAAGGCCGTAGTAGTGAGAAAATGTATCCCTGCAACCCTCAGGCAATCGCTGATCATTTTTCCTCGTCGATATGAGCGCCTGCAGGTTGGGATGATGATGATATAAGAAACAGAACCGCAGCCTAACGTAGAGTACAACAAACAAAAGGAGAAGGAGAGTCATATTGTGCAGATTTGTAGAAAGTACGTACCAGCGTGGATCGTTGTGTTTTGGTTCCAGCTGCACGGAGAGATTTTCCAGCAGCCCAACGTTTGGCGATACTAAACTGTCGTAaattgtgttgttcttttcatgctCGGTAATGGCAGCGTacagctcctctttcatcttcttGATTTGCCCCTCGTTTTCACTGGCGAGGCCCTGCAGCGGCGCTCGCAGATTTGTTTTTGATGAGTTTGCGTTATTAAACAttggataataataataagatgagtaatgctacacctacataggTTAACATGGGTTTTACAAACAGATGGGTTGTGATCGGAGAGAAAGAGAGACCTTTGTGTTGCCGCGGGAGGCGGTGGAGAAGGGAGACGCGCGAGGAGCAGAGAGAGGCGTGCCGCCGTGGACGAGCCTCCGCCGTTGGTCCTCCTCGACAGCCGCCCGCGCTCGCTGCAACGCGCAGCCTCCGACGGCCCTCCTGGCGGCGTACCAAAGCGTCGTCGTGTGAGTCGGATGGGGACTGGGGCCTGGGGGCGGAAGTTCCGTCGGATGGTGGCGGTCGTCGCCTCGGAGGGCGCAGGGGGAGGCGTGCTGCTCGCGTCGCTCACGGAGCTCTACGAAGCGCTCTCGTTCTGCACGGAGGACGCCGGGGGCTACTTTCCCGCCGAGTCCGCCACGCGAGCGCTCGTGCGGCTGGCGACCCGAGATGCTGCTCGCCGTGCGCGCCATCACCTACCTCTACGACGCCATGCCGTGCGCCGCTGACACCGTCGTCCGCCACCGCTTGCTCCCCGTGCTCTGCTCCCGGCTCCTCGCGATCGAGTACCTTGATGTGGCCGAGCAGGTAACCGAGCAGCCCTCAAAAACAAACCAGACCATCTCATTGACCTGAACGAAGCGCTTTATGTGGTCAATCACGCTTCTTCTGTTTGTATGAGCAGTGCTTGCAAGCGTTTGAGAAGATATCGCTGCGGCAGCCGGCACAGTGCTTGCAGGCAGGCATGATAACTGTTGTGCTGGTATACATGGACTTTGTCTCTGCAAGTATTCAGGTTAGAATTGCAGAAATTCAGTCTTTTGGTGCCAAGAATCTACTGCATTCGCTAATTGGGTGAGTGCTTGGATGGTTCAGAGGGTTGTTGTCTCAGCTGTTGCAAATGCCTGCAAGAAGGTCCCCGCAGATTGCTCCCAGTTTGTGATGGACTTGGTCCCAATGCTGTGTAATCTACTGCAGTCTGAGGAGAAGATGGTATTGTTACCCACTAATTTAACCGAGCTTGCTTGTATTAGGCATGTACATAGTGCTCTGCTAAAGGCAAAGGAGAGGTTGACAATGCAGACAAGGAGAAGTAGTGTCATGGATCTGCATGGAAGTGTCATCGAGGGATGTCTGGTGTCAAGGTGAGCTTCTGTCAGTCCTTCTCCCCCCTTTACTTCTAATCTGCATCACTCTCTCTCCCTTTATGCCCATATCTGCAAAGATCGCACTGTTTCATAGTGTGTGCATATTTGATATCATTCCCACTATTGTTaccatgttgatattttttaattaaTTAAGAGGACTGTATGCACTATGTAAGCGTATAAATGGTTTTTCTCCTATCATTTTTGTTTATATGATAATAGGTTCTGCAATTTTGGAGTTAACAAATGTGCTTAGGTATCTGTATATTGGTCACTCCCCAGTCATTGCTGATTGTTTTCTGTCATTAGTACCCATAGTTGTACAAACTGAGAATTAGTTCTGTAGTGCATATTTGTGTTGATATGCTGTACATATCGAGTTCATCATCCAAGCACCACTTGTGGAAAGAGAGAAAAAAGGCAGGAACTCCCAAGGATGCATGTACAGTAGTATTCTTTTGGTTGACAAGTTCATGCATGGTTAATTATTAATTCATTCATAATTTGTTAACTTGATGTATAGGTTTTCACCAATTACAGCTGGGTCTGACTGCTAATTGCATCGTCACGATACTTCACCACAGAGCACCAGGTCGAGGACTCTTTGGAAAAATACCTTTACCTCACGCTACCCAAGGACAGCTACCCGAATGCTAAGAAGGTAACACCTCTCTCCGGCATTGAATTTATTCAGAAGTGTTCGGCTGCAATAATTACCATGGTTTGCTTGCTAAACAAATAT
The sequence above is drawn from the Triticum aestivum cultivar Chinese Spring chromosome 7A, IWGSC CS RefSeq v2.1, whole genome shotgun sequence genome and encodes:
- the LOC123154312 gene encoding E3 ubiquitin-protein ligase UPL4-like, with the protein product MLLAVRAITYLYDAMPCAADTVVRHRLLPVLCSRLLAIEYLDVAEQCLQAFEKISLRQPAQCLQAGMITVVLVYMDFVSASIQRVVVSAVANACKKVPADCSQFVMDLVPMLCNLLQSEEKMVLLPTNLTELACIRHVHSALLKAKERLTMQTRRSSVMDLHGSVIEGCLVSRFSPITAGSDC